Proteins encoded by one window of Salvia splendens isolate huo1 chromosome 14, SspV2, whole genome shotgun sequence:
- the LOC121765713 gene encoding protein WHAT'S THIS FACTOR 1 homolog, chloroplastic-like produces the protein MMSKPPMNRSYRFFFMNDYKNQHCISFSHLQLRRMTSSKRVQDRSKFKRVHDLEIAAEKHKVMSKILHMFEILKGEPENIVPLRNLDKHRKQINLPKPNKFSDFLRKAPKLFEMYKDSRGIIWCGMTPKAEELVKEEEEIIEKNRAQSAEYVTRMLMMAADKRLRLDKVAHFRRDLGFPMDFRKNWVHNYPDNFKVVHPFKPFDDTEYLELVSWNPNWAITELEKTVLGVIEGQDCSDHVPGLLSLPFPLKFPATYKKLYRDGGKIAHFQKREYLSPYADGSGLQAGSLEFDKRAVAIMHELLSFSIEKRLVTDILTHFRPEFNMPQKLMRLLLKHCGIFYVSDRGRRFSAFLNEAYDRSELIQKHPLVVWRENVLSHVGFRGKKKKIETCADISDVDEKDLFGSDSEDDDDHHIELQLGREEKMHSLDGASDMDESEMDVEGVRGEYNN, from the coding sequence ATGATGTCCAAGCCTCCAATGAATCGCAGCTATAGATTCTTCTTCATGAATGACTACAAAAATCAGCACTGCATCTCATTCTCACATCTCCAACTGCGAAGGATGACTTCCAGCAAGAGGGTTCAGGACCGAAGCAAGTTCAAGCGAGTCCATGACCTAGAAATCGCGGCTGAGAAGCACAAGGTAATGTCCAAGATTCTGCATATGTTTGAGATACTCAAAGGGGAGCCCGAAAACATCGTTCCCTTGAGAAATCTCGACAAGCATCGCAAGCAGATCAATCTCCCCAAACCCAACAAATTCTCAGATTTCCTTCGGAAAGCACCGAAGCTCTTCGAGATGTACAAAGACAGCAGGGGCATAATCTGGTGTGGGATGACGCCTAAAGCCGAAGAGCTGGtaaaagaggaagaagaaatcatTGAAAAAAATAGAGCGCAATCTGCTGAGTACGTGACTAGGATGTTGATGATGGCGGCGGATAAGCGGCTGCGCCTTGACAAGGTCGCACATTTTAGGCGGGATTTAGGGTTTCCGATGGACTTTAGGAAGAATTGGGTCCATAACTATCCTGATAATTTCAAGGTCGTTCATCCATTTAAACCTTTTGATGATACTGAGTATTTGGAGCTCGTGTCCTGGAACCCTAATTGGGCAATCACGGAGCTGGAGAAGACTGTCTTAGGTGTAATTGAAGGGCAGGATTGCAGTGATCATGTACCCGGATTGCTATCACTGCCTTTCCCGTTGAAATTTCCTGCTACTTACAAGAAGTTATATCGCGATGGTGGGAAAATCGCGCATTTTCAGAAAAGGGAGTACCTGTCTCCTTATGCAGATGGTAGTGGTTTGCAAGCCGGGTCTCTCGAGTTTGATAAGCGGGCGGTGGCGATTATGCACGAGTTGCTCAGCTTTAGCATTGAGAAAAGATTAGTGACTGATATTTTAACACATTTTAGGCCGGAGTTCAACATGCCGCAGAAGTTGATGAGGCTTCTGCTGAAGCATTGTGGGATTTTCTATGTTTCTGATAGGGGAAGGAGGTTTAGTGCCTTCTTGAATGAAGCTTATGACCGCTCGGAGTTGATTCAGAAGCATCCGTTGGTTGTTTGGAGAGAAAATGTTTTGAGTCATGTTGGTTTTAGggggaagaagaaaaagattgaAACTTGTGCAGATATCTCAGATGTGGATGAGAAGGATTTGTTCGGGAGTGATTCtgaggatgatgatgatcaCCACATTGAGCTGCAACTTGGTCGGGAAGAGAAGATGCATTCTTTAGATGGTGCTTCTGATATGGATGAATCTGAAATGGATGTTGAGGGGGTCCGAGGCGAATACAACAATTGA